The Spirosoma oryzicola region CAATCTGGCTACGGTCATCCGGTTTCAGACGAACCATGATTGGATATTCGTCTTTCGCATCCCGGAACTTCGACACTTCCAGCCCGAATAACGCCGTACGAATCGCCAAAGCGACCTGACCCGACGAAATACCTTCCCGTTCGGCTTTGTCGCGATTGATATCGACGACAATTTCGGGCTTGTTCGTGATCAGATCCGATTTCAACTGGTCGATTCCTTTGATACCCGCCTGACTGATTTTCTGCCGAACTTTCGTTTCCAGCGTTCTCAGTTCGTTGAAATCGTCACCGGCTATTTCGATAGCGATTGGCTTACCCGTTGGTGGTCCGTTGGCTTCGCGTTCTACCGAAATCTCCGTACCAGGAATGCCGTTCATCGCTACCCGGACTTTAGCCAACAGCGAATCCGTCGAAATGCCTTCCCGCTCTTCGTTACCTTTGAACGCAATGGTCACCTTCGATTTTTGTGGCGTAGCGGCCCGGTCGGGGTTTTGCGGATCACCCGCGTTTTTACCGACATTGGAAATTACCGAGTTGACAATATCCGTCGCGTGGTTCTGGTCGAGGACTTTAAACACCCGTTTCTCGATTACTTTCGTTACCGAATCCGTTACGCGAGCGTCGGTACCTACCGGCATTACGTTATAGACGTAGATATAGTCTGGCTCTCCGCTGGGAAAGAAAATAACTTTGGGCTGCGCAATACCGGTGATAAAGAAAGTAGCAATCAGTAAACCGAAGGCCGCGATTACCGCAAACACAGGCCGCCAACCCGTCAGCACCCACGAAATAAGTCGGCGATAACCGTTTTTCAACGCGGGCAACAGCCGCTCCTGAAACGGTACAATCAGTCTTGGCGTCAGGACATAGTGATTGAAGACGTACAGGATGATTAACAGAACGAATAAATTGCCGATACCCCGGTCTATGACGTAGCCGATACCGGCTAGTACGGTCATAATGATCAGTGGACGCTTAATTTCCGCAAAACTCTGCTTGTCTTCGTGGTTGTCATCTTCATGCCGTTTCATAAACGTGACGGCAAAAACGGGGTTGATCACATACGCCACGAACAACGATGCAAACAACGTCAGGATCAGCGTCAGGGGCAGAAACTTCATAAACTCACCGACAATGCCCGGCCAGAACAACAGCGGAAAGAAGGGCGCAATGGTCGTCAGCGTTCCCGAAAATACGGGCACAAACACTTCGCCCGCTGCCGCTTTCACCGCCTGTTTGATATCCCAGTCTTTGTTGTCGTTAAACAACCGGTGCGAGTTTTCGATAACTACAATAGCGTCATCAACCACAAGCCCCAGACCAAGCAGGAAGGCAAACAGTACAATTGTGTTGAGCGTAAACGCCGTCCCGACTACAGGTCCAATTACCGGCATCAAGACGAAAGCGACCAGCGCCGACAAGGGTACCGATAGACCGACGAATATGGCGTCGCGTACACCCATAAAAAACATTAGGACAAGAACAACGAAGATAAATCCCAGGACAACCGTATTGATCAGGTCATTTACGTTTTCGCGGGTTGGCTCCGACTGATCGGCGGTGATTTTCACGTCCAGTCCCTGCGGAAAGCGGGTTTCTTTATATTCCTCAATCGTTTTCTCGATGTTATCGGCGGCAGAAATCAGGTTAGCACCCGCCCGTTTGATCACGTTCAGGGTAACAACCGATTTGTTGTTCAACCGGGCGAAATCCTGCTGCTCCTCAAAATTGTCCGTTACTTCGGCAATATCGCCGAGCCGAACAGTAGCACCCGTTGCCGTTCTGATTTGCAGATTCTGAAGTTGTGTTACGTCCGTAAATTCGCCCTTTACGCGGACCGTCCGACGAACGCCGTCAACATTCAGATCGCCACCCGATACGTTAATATTTTCGCCCTGAACCGCCTGTTGAATATCCGAAAAAGCGAGTCCCGCCGATTGCATCCGGGGTAGATCGACGTTAATCTGAATTTCCCGTTCGAGCGCACCAACGATATCGACACGACGAATTTCGGGCATCCCTTCGATTACATCCTGCAAATCTTCGGCGTATTCTTTCAGTTGCTTGAGCGAGAAGTTACCGGCCATGTTGATGTTCATAATCGGAAACTCCGAGAAGTTCACATCCTGCGCCGTTGGGCCTGCATCCAGTTTTTGGGGCAAATCCGGCTTAGCTTTGTCGATCGCATCCCGAACCCGCTGCAAGGCTTCTGCCGTTTGAACATCGGGATTGAACTCAACCAATATAACCGATACGTCCTGCAAGGCATTCGACTTAATTCGCTTTACGCCCGAAATCGACTTGAGCTGCTTCTCGATCTGTTTATTGATCGTGTTCTCAATATCAGCAGGAGCCGTTCCAACGTACACCGTATTGATGTACACCTGCGGAATCTTGATATCCGGGAACTGCTCCTTGGGTAAGTTATTGTAAACGAACAGCCCACCCAGCGTAATCAGGATCGTGAAGATGTAAATCGCCGTCCGGTTCTCAACGCACCAGTTGGTGAATCCTAAAGTTTTATACTGTTCAAATTTCATGGGAAAATGAGTTTTCAGTTTTCAGTCTATCGCTCTCAGCCGAAGTACCGCATGGTCCGGCATCCGAAAACGGTAAATTGAACGCTCACTTAAAAATTGATTGGTTGTCCATCAACTAAATCCTGGTAACCGACCGTAACGAGCTGATCACCGGCCTTGAGCCCCTCCGTAACCGCGATTTTACCACCGTACGATTCACCGGTTTTCACCGTCCGTGCTTTCGCTACTTTTTTACCACCTTCGTTCACGGCTACGTAAACCAACTGACCA contains the following coding sequences:
- a CDS encoding efflux RND transporter permease subunit — protein: MKFEQYKTLGFTNWCVENRTAIYIFTILITLGGLFVYNNLPKEQFPDIKIPQVYINTVYVGTAPADIENTINKQIEKQLKSISGVKRIKSNALQDVSVILVEFNPDVQTAEALQRVRDAIDKAKPDLPQKLDAGPTAQDVNFSEFPIMNINMAGNFSLKQLKEYAEDLQDVIEGMPEIRRVDIVGALEREIQINVDLPRMQSAGLAFSDIQQAVQGENINVSGGDLNVDGVRRTVRVKGEFTDVTQLQNLQIRTATGATVRLGDIAEVTDNFEEQQDFARLNNKSVVTLNVIKRAGANLISAADNIEKTIEEYKETRFPQGLDVKITADQSEPTRENVNDLINTVVLGFIFVVLVLMFFMGVRDAIFVGLSVPLSALVAFVLMPVIGPVVGTAFTLNTIVLFAFLLGLGLVVDDAIVVIENSHRLFNDNKDWDIKQAVKAAAGEVFVPVFSGTLTTIAPFFPLLFWPGIVGEFMKFLPLTLILTLFASLFVAYVINPVFAVTFMKRHEDDNHEDKQSFAEIKRPLIIMTVLAGIGYVIDRGIGNLFVLLIILYVFNHYVLTPRLIVPFQERLLPALKNGYRRLISWVLTGWRPVFAVIAAFGLLIATFFITGIAQPKVIFFPSGEPDYIYVYNVMPVGTDARVTDSVTKVIEKRVFKVLDQNHATDIVNSVISNVGKNAGDPQNPDRAATPQKSKVTIAFKGNEEREGISTDSLLAKVRVAMNGIPGTEISVEREANGPPTGKPIAIEIAGDDFNELRTLETKVRQKISQAGIKGIDQLKSDLITNKPEIVVDINRDKAEREGISSGQVALAIRTALFGLEVSKFRDAKDEYPIMVRLKPDDRSQIDRLLSLNIVYRDMAAGGQLRQVPITSVANINYSTTFSQINRKNQERIVTLSSDVVPGYNANEIVAQIQNVVQEMEVPNGYTIKMGGEQEDQQESMNFLVSAFGIAILLIYLILATQFNSVVKPLIIFVTILLSLIGVLLGFVITGKSFSVIMSGVGIIALAGIVVKNGILLIEFIEELRGRGVPLREAIIDAGGIRLTPVLLTASAAVLGLIPLAFGLTVDFVTLFRDFNPHLVIGGDSSVFWNILAWTIIYGLTFSTVLTLVIVPCLYWINERVRMKYFGKKDPALERKAQLEEELA